The proteins below come from a single Dasypus novemcinctus isolate mDasNov1 chromosome 22, mDasNov1.1.hap2, whole genome shotgun sequence genomic window:
- the RIPK1 gene encoding receptor-interacting serine/threonine-protein kinase 1 isoform X2: MLYLHGERVIHKDLKPENILVDNDFHIKIADLGVASFKTWSKLTKEEHNEQRKRMNTSQRNAGTLCYLAPEHLSDVNAKPTEKSDVYSFAIVLWAIFANKEPYENAISEQQLMVCIKSGNRPSEDDIIETCPREIISLMKLCWDTDPDVRPTFAGIEKIFTPFYLKQLEEYVEQDVKNLKEDYPEHNPIMKRMQSFQTDCVPLPPSRSNSAPEQPGSLHSSQEFRIGPVEESWFAPSLEHQAEENEPSLQSKLQEEANYHLFGSRMDKQTKQPPRQMAAYSREEEKRQRVSYDPFAPQRPYDQAQNPDVKGFAYPSAASHASAMQQPAGLTSQPQVPFWNNGMYSPHGFGAASSDPGRACPRVWYRPNSSHLPGPYSTPVPETNLGNTPTIPIGSMPSTDESSRFTICHSTGVQIGYCNHMEMGLGNSLPDSMYTNFKEEPASKYQDIFDNTTSLSDKHLEPVRENLGKHWKNCARKLGFTETQIDEIDHDYERYGLKEKVYQMLQKWLMREGTKGATVGRLARALYQCSRIDLLNILVFLSQN; encoded by the exons ATAGCTGACCTTGGCGTTGCTTCCTTTAAAACGTGGAGTAAACTGACTAAAGAGGAGCATAATGAGCAGAGGAAAAGGATGAATACCTCTCAGAGAAATGCCGGCACCCTTTGCTACCTTGCCCCCGAGCATCTGAGCGATGTCAACGCAAAGCCCACCGAGAAATCAGACGTGTACAGCTTTGCCATAGTCCTCTGGGCAATTTTTGCAAATAAGGAGCCGTACGAAA ACGCCATCAGTGAGCAGCAGCTGATGGTGTGCATCAAGAGTGGGAACAGGCCCAGCGAGGACGACATCATCGAGACCTGCCCGCGGGAGATCATCAGCCTCATGAAGCTCTGCTGGGACACCGACCCCGACGTGCGGCCCACGTTCGCGG gcattgaaaaaatatttacgcctttttatttaaaacaactAGAAGAATATGTAGAACAGGATGTGAAGAATTTAAAG GAAGACTATCCAGAACACAATCCAATCATGAAGAGAATGCAGTCTTTTCAAACGGATTGTGTACCATTACCTCCAAGCAGATCAAATTCAG CCCCGGAACAGCCCGGCTCGCTGCACAGTTCCCAGGAGTTCAGGATCGGTCCCGTGGAGGAGTCCTGGTTCGCTCCCTCTTTGGAGCACCAGGCGGAGGAGAACGAGCCCAGCCTGCAGAGCAAACTGCAGGAGGAAGCCAACTACCACCTTTTCGGCAGCCGCATGGACAAGCAGACGAAACAGCCACCCAGGCAGATGGCGGCTTACagcagggaggaggagaagagacAGCGGGTGTCCTATGACCCGTTTGCACCCCAGAGACCTTATGACCAAGCTCAGAACCCAGACGTGAAAGGATTTGCTTATCCCAGCGCCGCCAGCCATGCCAGTGCAATGCAGCAGCCAGCGGGGCTCACCAGCCAACCCCAAGTGCCATTTTGGAACAATGGCATGTATAGTCCACATGGTTTTGGAGCAGCATCATCGGATCCAGGAAGGGCCTGTCCGAGAGTTTGGTACCGGCCAAATTCGAGCCATCTACCTGGCCCGTACTCAACTCCAGTGCCTGAGACTAACCTTGGAAACACACCCACCATTCCGATCGGCAGCATGCCATCCACAG ACGAGTCCAGCAGATTCACCATATGCCACAGCACAGGTGTTCAGATTGGATACTGCAACCACATGGAGATGGGACTCGGTAACTCTCTCCCAGACAGCATGTACACCAACTTCAAGGAAGAGCCAGCCTCAAAGTATCAAGACATCTTTG ATAATACCACCAGTCTGAGTGATAAACACCTGGAGCCAGTCAGGGAAAATTTGggaaagcactggaaaaactgCGCCCGTAAACTGGGCTTCACCGAAACTCAGATTGATGAAATTGACCATGACTATGAACGGTATGGGCTAAAAGAGAAGGTTTACCAGATGCTCCAAAAGTGGCTGATGCGGGAAGGCACTAAAGGGGCGACAGTGGGAAGGCTGGCCCGTGCACTCTACCAGTGCTCCCGAATAGACCTCCTGAACATTCTGGTGTTCCTCAGCCAGAACTAG